Genomic DNA from Theobroma cacao cultivar B97-61/B2 chromosome 3, Criollo_cocoa_genome_V2, whole genome shotgun sequence:
CTTTGCCAAGATAAGGGTAATATGGGAACATATTGAAAGTTGGAATTATTCGGCCAACCCCAGGTTAAGAAGTCTTTTGTCATTGTTGGAGTTATTTGTTTGGCCTAAAGCTCCAACTCTCAACTCATGGGACAGTCTTACTTTTAAGATGCATGGTTGACTCTTGCAATTTGAATGTATTCTCAACAAATTGTGACTGTTGATTCTTACTTTGTCTTTCTGTTGCATAGTTGGGAATGGCAACTGCACTGGATACTCTTTGTGGACAGTCATATGGGGCAAAGCAGTATCCTATGCTGGGCATACACATGCAAAGAGCCATGTTTATTCTTGTAATTGTGAGCATACCCCTGGCTATTATATGGGTAAACACAAGGCCTATTCTAGTTCTTCTTGGTCAAGATCATGACATATCGAAGAAAGCAGGAGAGTATGCTTGTTTGATGGTTCCGAGCCTTTTTGCATATGGTCTTCTTCAATGTCTAGTCAAATTCTTGCAAACTCAAAACATTGTTTTCCCAATGATGATTTGCTCTGGAATTACAACTTTACTGCACATTCTTGTCTGTTGGATCATGGTTTTCAAATCTGGCCTTGGATTTGGAGGTGCTGCCTTGGCAAATTCGATCTCAAACTGGATAAATGTGTTCTTGTTGGTGTTTTATGTTAAGTTCTCTCCTTCATGTGCAAAGACTTGGGCAGGATTCTCAAAGGAGGCCTTTCACAATATATTCACTTTTCTTCGACTTGCTATTCCATCAGCTATTATGGTCTGGTAATTTCTCCTGgttctctttttcctcttaaAAGTCACACATATGTATAGACAAAGAAGAAGTGAATTTCATTTCGTCACTACTTTGCTATGAATCCAATCACAAAGTTCACTTTTAATTACCTAGAAAGTAAGCATGGTATCAATATGCTTGTGCTTgtgtatatttattaattttgtatcatatacatatgtaatttCCCTTGAATCTGAGCAGCTTGGAATTGTGGTCATTTGAAATGGTAGTTCTGCTATCAGGTCTTCTTCCTAATCCAGAGTTACAAACTTCAGTGCTCTCTATTTGGTTAGTTTTGAACTTCCAATAGCTATTTTTGCCAACAATTTGCTGAACATTTTAAGTGATCATTGTTCCTTATCAATGTAAAATATCAACCTTATCCAACATTTCAATTTCCAGCCTTAACACTGCTTACACCGTTTGGATGATACCTGTTGGTCTCAGTAGTGCTGTAAGGTAAGGCTTGCTAACAGCaggtttcctttttttttcttttgtaatgCCGTCTCAATTTTGATCAGAAGCTAAAACATTGAGGCATTAAATTTATCTTTCAAATATTCACTTAGTTTTTCTTAATGAGTTTGATGTTTTGTATAGCACTCGAGTCTCAAATGAATTAGGAGCAGGAAATCCAGAAGCAGCACGTTTTGCTGTATGTTTTGTCATAGTCATGACCATTTTCGAGGGCCTTTTGGTGGGATCAATCCTGATATTGATTCGCAACATTTGGGGCTATGCTTATAGCAATGAAGTAGAAGTGGTTAAATATGTAGCAGCCATGATGCCAATTCTAGCAACTTCATGCTTTTTAGATGGCCTCCAGAGTGTTCTCTCAGGTTTTCCCCTTTTCTTACATCACTAGGAATTTTGTAGTTTCTGAGAGTAAGGAATTTTGAAACTAATCtccatgaactataatagCTGGTGGTTGCAGATAGCCACAGTTAATGATGATTAAGGTATATTTCTTTGATATGCACATTCATATTCGTTAAACTGATCATAAGAAGCACTTTAATCTGTTTCATACTCCAGTTTCCATCCTCCATTTCAGTCATCAAGGGATTGCTTTATATGCATGGAATGAAAGATTCATGAAACATGTAATTCTGACTCCCTAGTATAGAGGACACTAGTATTCTCCCGGATATGATTTCTCAATTAAGCCAAGAAGTCAGAACATGAATTGAACATAGCCAATTTACAGTATTCTCTAAATGTTTTCCATTTGTTCTTTAACTTATCAGTTAGTATTCATTTGATATTTCAGGCATTGCTAGAGGATGTGGATGGCAGAAGATTGGCGCGTATATCAATCTTGGATCTTATTATTTAGTGG
This window encodes:
- the LOC18604241 gene encoding protein DETOXIFICATION 16, whose product is MEREDQKFSLTSSLIRISRKNDDSTLSNRQRSSNENNRRKKIFEESKKQLWLAGPLVAVTLLQYSIQMISLMFVGHLGELALSGASMATSFAAVTGFSLLLGMATALDTLCGQSYGAKQYPMLGIHMQRAMFILVIVSIPLAIIWVNTRPILVLLGQDHDISKKAGEYACLMVPSLFAYGLLQCLVKFLQTQNIVFPMMICSGITTLLHILVCWIMVFKSGLGFGGAALANSISNWINVFLLVFYVKFSPSCAKTWAGFSKEAFHNIFTFLRLAIPSAIMVCLELWSFEMVVLLSGLLPNPELQTSVLSICLNTAYTVWMIPVGLSSAVSTRVSNELGAGNPEAARFAVCFVIVMTIFEGLLVGSILILIRNIWGYAYSNEVEVVKYVAAMMPILATSCFLDGLQSVLSGIARGCGWQKIGAYINLGSYYLVGVPCAILLAFVLDVGGKGLWLGIICALAVQVTSLSIITIQTNWQEEASKAMERVYEYVIPVEVVS